In Spirobacillus cienkowskii, a genomic segment contains:
- a CDS encoding acyl-CoA thioesterase, which produces MDIKEKEIEERINLSKTNMIKCVFPDTTNHYNTLFGGTALNWMDEVAFITATRFCRKRMVTVSLDKTDFKLPIPAGTFADIYGTVTYVGKKSLKVEVKIFTEKMYSTDKELAVSGIFSMVAIDEEGKSTQIL; this is translated from the coding sequence ATGGACATAAAAGAAAAAGAAATTGAAGAAAGAATCAATCTTTCTAAAACAAATATGATTAAATGTGTTTTCCCAGATACAACAAATCATTACAATACTCTTTTTGGCGGTACCGCATTAAACTGGATGGACGAAGTTGCCTTTATCACAGCTACAAGATTTTGTAGAAAACGTATGGTAACAGTATCACTTGATAAAACAGACTTTAAGTTACCAATTCCAGCAGGTACCTTTGCAGATATTTATGGGACGGTGACTTATGTGGGAAAAAAAAGCCTGAAAGTTGAAGTCAAAATTTTTACAGAAAAAATGTATTCTACAGATAAAGAACTTGCTGTAAGTGGAATCTTTTCGATGGTTGCCATTGATGAAGAAGGAAAATCAACTCAAATATTATAA
- a CDS encoding glycosyltransferase family 9 protein: MQNNISQEKMHLYERVVYITRLTSIGDALIASHSVVKLIKNNYFPVFITSSSNIAIAQKIIGLKSYIIFDSKDKIDFYIENKQVDKEYFLNFITSIPKNKKEIFIDLQKTTRSKKCFKHLIKKNKIFIEKKFFIKKMTLYRFFLIFLSFFYFKQKNKSSTTKYKKIREIQDLLINKIIQKDNKSFVTDFNNKEIILETKNIIPELFSSNNYICIFPGSSGFIKSWPKEKFRLLISEIINKTNLSVIICGAEKETFIGDYLCFPKNNRVINMVNKTTLEQSLNIIANCRYLVSNDSFAGHAADIFNIPASIIFGSTSPKFGFVPLNSNISIEYNYLSCSPCTRHGHSQCRFKNLNCMQNIDQKNIFLKIKEFDSIN; the protein is encoded by the coding sequence ATGCAAAATAATATCTCTCAAGAAAAAATGCATTTATACGAAAGAGTTGTTTATATAACGCGTCTTACTTCAATTGGAGACGCCTTGATTGCTAGCCATTCTGTGGTAAAACTAATTAAAAATAACTATTTTCCTGTTTTTATTACATCTTCTTCAAACATTGCAATTGCGCAAAAAATCATAGGATTAAAATCTTATATCATCTTTGACAGTAAAGATAAAATTGATTTCTATATTGAAAATAAACAAGTTGACAAAGAATATTTTTTAAATTTTATTACATCTATACCAAAAAATAAAAAAGAAATATTTATTGATCTACAGAAAACAACTAGAAGTAAAAAATGTTTTAAGCACTTAATTAAAAAAAATAAAATATTTATAGAAAAAAAATTCTTTATAAAAAAAATGACTTTATACAGATTTTTTCTAATTTTCTTATCATTTTTTTATTTCAAACAAAAAAATAAATCTTCTACCACAAAATACAAAAAAATTAGAGAAATTCAAGACTTATTAATAAACAAAATCATTCAAAAAGACAATAAAAGCTTTGTAACTGATTTTAATAACAAAGAAATTATTTTAGAAACAAAAAATATAATACCAGAATTATTTTCGAGTAATAATTATATATGTATATTTCCTGGTTCTAGCGGTTTTATAAAGTCATGGCCTAAAGAAAAATTTAGGCTACTTATTAGTGAAATTATAAATAAAACAAATCTTTCTGTTATTATTTGTGGAGCTGAGAAAGAAACATTTATTGGAGACTACTTATGCTTTCCCAAAAATAATAGAGTTATAAATATGGTCAATAAAACAACTCTAGAACAATCTTTAAACATTATTGCAAATTGCAGATATTTAGTATCAAATGATTCTTTTGCTGGGCATGCAGCTGATATTTTTAATATCCCTGCTAGCATTATTTTTGGTTCTACGTCGCCAAAATTTGGTTTTGTACCACTTAATTCTAATATTTCAATTGAATATAATTATCTATCGTGCAGTCCTTGTACCCGTCACGGTCACAGTCAATGTCGTTTTAAAAACTTAAATTGTATGCAAAATATTGATCAAAAAAATATCTTTTTAAAAATCAAAGAATTTGATTCTATTAATTAA
- a CDS encoding segregation and condensation protein A — MHLRLENFDGPLDLLLHLIKAQELNIFNIPILMITEQFLSFLKQVPELDFFSAGEYLAIAAQLIEIKANMLLPVLQKTINVEAESLDDIAEEDPRKLLVEQLLEFEALKKASEFLQNLNATVQDVFPSAEYKRREEEFAEFEHPIKGNPFDLIISLEKILLKFSGHTTPKVVVKAQKITIQQKMTIVKKQLESNELITLKSLIYECLSRYELIVMLMAVLELSKANHINIFQAAMFSDIELTRGSNFYEDAANLQDAEAQL; from the coding sequence ATGCACCTTCGGTTAGAAAATTTTGATGGACCTCTAGACCTACTCTTGCATCTTATTAAAGCTCAAGAGCTTAATATCTTTAATATCCCAATTTTAATGATTACGGAACAATTTTTAAGTTTTTTAAAACAAGTTCCTGAGCTTGATTTTTTTTCTGCTGGTGAATATTTGGCCATAGCCGCTCAATTAATTGAGATTAAAGCAAATATGCTTTTGCCCGTGTTACAAAAAACCATTAACGTTGAAGCCGAATCTTTAGATGATATTGCCGAAGAAGACCCTCGTAAATTACTTGTAGAACAATTACTTGAGTTTGAAGCTTTAAAAAAAGCATCTGAGTTTTTGCAAAATTTAAATGCAACTGTTCAAGATGTGTTTCCTTCTGCAGAATATAAAAGAAGAGAAGAAGAATTTGCTGAGTTTGAACATCCAATTAAAGGTAACCCATTTGATTTGATTATTTCGCTAGAAAAGATTTTATTAAAATTTTCGGGTCATACTACACCAAAAGTGGTGGTTAAGGCGCAAAAAATAACAATTCAGCAAAAAATGACGATTGTCAAAAAGCAGTTAGAAAGCAATGAGTTGATTACGTTAAAAAGTTTAATTTATGAGTGTTTATCAAGATATGAATTGATTGTTATGCTTATGGCAGTTCTTGAGCTGAGTAAAGCAAATCATATCAACATTTTTCAGGCAGCAATGTTTTCGGATATTGAACTCACAAGAGGGTCTAATTTTTACGAAGATGCCGCTAATCTTCAAGATGCTGAAGCGCAGTTGTAA
- the rplM gene encoding 50S ribosomal protein L13: MKTYSAKASEIQKKWYIVDAEGKTLGRLATQIAYVLRGKHKATFTPHMDMGDNVIVVNAGKVVLTSNKELTKLYHRHTGFFGGLKTQTAAEIRATQPERLLELAVKGMLPHNRLGNECYRHLKVYAGAVHPHAAQNPEALPERTKKN, encoded by the coding sequence ATGAAAACTTATTCTGCCAAAGCTTCTGAAATTCAGAAGAAATGGTATATTGTAGATGCTGAAGGCAAAACTCTTGGACGTTTGGCAACGCAAATTGCTTACGTTCTTCGCGGCAAGCATAAAGCAACTTTTACGCCACACATGGACATGGGTGATAACGTTATTGTTGTCAATGCTGGTAAAGTCGTTCTTACATCTAATAAAGAGCTTACAAAGCTTTATCATCGCCATACAGGCTTTTTTGGTGGCCTTAAAACTCAAACTGCTGCTGAAATTCGCGCAACTCAGCCAGAGCGCTTGTTAGAGCTCGCTGTCAAGGGAATGCTTCCGCATAATCGTTTAGGTAATGAATGCTATCGCCATCTTAAAGTATATGCTGGTGCTGTGCATCCTCATGCCGCTCAGAACCCTGAAGCATTGCCTGAACGTACTAAGAAAAACTAA